The sequence below is a genomic window from Bradyrhizobium septentrionale.
AGTGCACCTCGGGCAGATAGTCCGGCGTCTTGAGATTGAGCGTCTTGACGTCGAGCCGTCCGGTCGCGCTGAGCAGTGTGTAGGAGGCGATCACGCGGTCGCGCTGCGCGCCGATCAGGCGTGCCCGTGCCGTGATCAAATCCTGCTGGGCGTTGAGCACGTCGACGGTGGTGCGCTGGCCGCCGGCGGCTTCCTTCTGCACGCCGGCCAGCGCAACTTCCGCAGCCTTCACCTCGGACTCGGAGGCCGACACGGCGATCTTGGCGCCTTCGTTGGCGACCCACGCGCTGACCACGGCGGTCTTGGCCTGATTGCGGACCTGATCCAGCACGAGCCGGCTCTGCGCCGCCACTTCCTTGGCCTGCCGGGTCTGCGAGGCCGCGGTGCCGCCGTCGTAGATCGGCTGCGTGAGCTGGCCGATCACCGAGGCTTGATCGGTGCCGAAGGTGCCGAGCGTGGGATCGCTGTCGCGGCTGCGGCTGACGCTGCCCTGCACGTTCACGTTCGGCATCAGGCTGCTCTCGGCGACGCGGATCGAGGTCGAGGCAACGTCGACGTCAAAGCCGGCCGCGGTCACGGCGGGGTGTTCGCGCAGCGCAAGCGCGATCGAATCCTCGCGGCTGCGCGGCAACAGCCGGTCGATGGTCTCGGCGGGACGCAATTGGGAGGGCGGATTGCCGACCACCTGCGCATAGGTGGCCTGGCTGATCGCGAAGTTGACCTCGGCGGCGTTGAGATCGGCGAGGCCCCGGTTGAGCCGGGCCTCTGCCTGGGCCGTATCGGTCGGCGTGACGTCGCCGGCATTGAGGCGGCGCTGCGTGATCGCCTGGGTCTCCTTCAGGAAGTTCACGTTGGCGCGCTGCGCCTCGACCAGCGTCTGGTTGGCCAGCACGTTGGTATAGGCGGTGACGGCGTCGAGCAGCACGCCCTGGCCGACATTGCGCAGGGCCTCGCGGCCGGACTGCACCTGCAGTTCGGCGACGCGGACGCTGTTGGCGGTCTTGAAGCCGTTGAACAGGGTCTGGGTCACCGTGACCCCGATCTGCCACGGCTTCAGCGTCGCGGTCTGGATGACGTTGCCCGGCAGCTGGTCGCGCACCGCCTGAAGGCCGACCGAGAGGCCGGCGATGATCTGCGGGCGGTAGGCGGCCAGCGCCTGCGGCACGTTCTCGTCGGTGGCGCGCTGCCGCGCCCGCTCGGCATTGAGCTGCGGATTGGTCTGATACGCCTTGACCAGGGCTTCGGGCAGGCTCTCGGCGCGGGCAGCGGTATCAGCCAGCAGCGCACATGCCAGGGCGCCGAGGCCGATGCCCGACAAAAGCACGCGCCTCGCTACATCGCCAACCCTCGCGGCACGCTCAACCATGTGATCCCGCAAACCAAAACCCCGGCAGTCCGTCTCCGCCGACGCCGCCGACACATCTACCTGTTTAGGGGGCCGTGCCGCCACAGGCAAACCGCCACGCGACATCTGCACATCATTTCAGTTCTTGTCTGTTGCCGGTTCGTCACAGGCGAACGTGTCAGGCATATGAAGTATAAGTTCGAACGATCCGCCGCCGATTCAGCGGCGCTGGTTATCCACTGTCCGCTCCGGGTTCATTGCTGATGCCAAAATTCTTCTCCGACCCCGAGGCGATCGCGGAGCACATCGTTCGTGACGTCGGAACCGAGCTGGTGGTCGGGCTGCCGCTCGCCCTCGGCAAGGCCAACCACATCGTCAACGCGCTGTACGCGCGCGCGGTGGCCGACCGCTCCATCAGTCTGACGCTGTTCTCCGCGCTGACGCTGGA
It includes:
- a CDS encoding TolC family outer membrane protein gives rise to the protein MVERAARVGDVARRVLLSGIGLGALACALLADTAARAESLPEALVKAYQTNPQLNAERARQRATDENVPQALAAYRPQIIAGLSVGLQAVRDQLPGNVIQTATLKPWQIGVTVTQTLFNGFKTANSVRVAELQVQSGREALRNVGQGVLLDAVTAYTNVLANQTLVEAQRANVNFLKETQAITQRRLNAGDVTPTDTAQAEARLNRGLADLNAAEVNFAISQATYAQVVGNPPSQLRPAETIDRLLPRSREDSIALALREHPAVTAAGFDVDVASTSIRVAESSLMPNVNVQGSVSRSRDSDPTLGTFGTDQASVIGQLTQPIYDGGTAASQTRQAKEVAAQSRLVLDQVRNQAKTAVVSAWVANEGAKIAVSASESEVKAAEVALAGVQKEAAGGQRTTVDVLNAQQDLITARARLIGAQRDRVIASYTLLSATGRLDVKTLNLKTPDYLPEVHYHQVRDAWHGLRTPSGQ